In Phreatobacter aquaticus, a single genomic region encodes these proteins:
- a CDS encoding alpha-D-ribose 1-methylphosphonate 5-triphosphate diphosphatase, with the protein MSTNPPATDDKGSIALFSRRVVLANREVAATVVVEDGLIVEIDEESQRPDAIDLGDDLLIPGLVELHTDHLEPHYAPRPKVYWDPLSAVFAYDAQIAASGITTVFDSLRVGRDDDRFSVSNALLDLSEAIETAKGTGLLRADHHTHLRCEIPSTGVVEEAADYLARFDVRLMSLMDHTPGQRQFRDEEKLRTYYRGKTGLSENDLDKLFDNRRARAASIGEPNKRGLVALAHGRNIALASHDDTLEDHVTESLADRVSIAEFPTTVEAATASHAAGISVLMGAPNVVRGGSHSGNVSAVELAEAGVLDILSSDYVPISLIQGAFGIAHVPAMGGLAGAIQTVTLKPARATGMTDRGEIAVGKRGDLVRVAMVGQQPIVRQVWRTGARIS; encoded by the coding sequence ATGAGCACCAATCCCCCCGCCACCGACGACAAGGGCTCCATCGCGCTGTTCTCCCGCCGCGTCGTGCTGGCAAACCGCGAGGTGGCGGCAACCGTCGTCGTCGAGGATGGCCTGATCGTTGAGATCGACGAAGAGAGCCAGCGCCCGGACGCCATCGACCTCGGCGACGACCTGCTCATCCCCGGCCTGGTTGAACTGCACACCGATCATCTCGAACCGCATTATGCGCCGCGCCCGAAGGTCTATTGGGATCCGCTGTCGGCTGTTTTCGCCTATGACGCCCAGATCGCTGCCTCCGGCATTACCACTGTGTTCGACAGCCTGCGCGTCGGCCGCGACGATGACCGCTTCTCGGTCTCCAATGCGCTTCTGGATCTCTCCGAGGCCATCGAGACCGCCAAGGGCACCGGCCTTCTGCGCGCCGATCACCATACCCATCTGCGCTGCGAGATCCCCTCGACAGGCGTGGTCGAGGAAGCCGCCGACTATCTCGCCCGCTTCGACGTCCGCCTGATGTCGCTGATGGACCACACGCCGGGACAGCGGCAGTTCCGCGACGAGGAGAAGCTCAGGACCTATTACCGCGGCAAGACCGGCCTGTCGGAAAACGATCTCGACAAGCTGTTCGACAACCGTCGCGCCCGCGCCGCCTCCATTGGCGAGCCCAACAAGCGCGGCCTTGTCGCCCTTGCCCACGGCCGCAATATCGCGCTCGCCAGCCACGACGACACGCTGGAGGACCACGTTACCGAGTCGCTCGCCGACCGCGTGTCGATTGCCGAATTCCCCACCACGGTGGAGGCGGCCACCGCGTCGCACGCCGCCGGCATTTCCGTGCTCATGGGCGCCCCCAACGTCGTGCGCGGCGGCTCCCATTCCGGCAATGTCTCGGCGGTGGAACTGGCGGAAGCCGGTGTGCTCGACATCCTCTCGTCCGACTATGTGCCGATCAGCCTGATTCAGGGCGCCTTCGGGATTGCCCATGTCCCCGCCATGGGTGGCCTCGCCGGCGCGATCCAGACGGTCACGCTGAAACCCGCCCGCGCCACCGGCATGACGGATCGTGGCGAGATCGCTGTCGGCAAGCGCGGCGATCTCGTGCGCGTGGCCATGGTCGGCCAGCAGCCGATCGTCCGGCAGGTCTGGCGCACTGGCGCACGGATCTCCTGA
- the phnN gene encoding phosphonate metabolism protein/1,5-bisphosphokinase (PRPP-forming) PhnN, whose protein sequence is MQAPRRVGPGRLVLVVGPSGAGKDTLIDRARDELAGDASILFPNRLVTRPPSSAEANTEIDASTFRIIAEAGGFALSWTAHGLHYGIPSAIDHALYEGRTVVCNVSRSIVEAARGRYDTVTVVEVTAPPEVLAERVAGRGRDTDGDVSLRIARAVELPCAPDVTIVNDGPVEPAARRFMAVLTGRG, encoded by the coding sequence TTGCAGGCGCCGCGCCGGGTCGGACCCGGTCGGCTGGTGCTGGTCGTCGGCCCGAGCGGCGCTGGCAAGGACACGCTCATCGACCGCGCTCGCGACGAACTCGCAGGCGACGCCTCGATCCTGTTTCCCAACCGGCTGGTCACCCGCCCGCCTTCGTCCGCGGAAGCCAATACCGAGATCGACGCCTCGACCTTCCGGATTATCGCGGAAGCCGGCGGCTTCGCCCTGTCCTGGACGGCACACGGCCTCCACTACGGCATTCCCTCGGCCATCGACCATGCGCTCTACGAAGGCCGGACCGTCGTCTGCAACGTCTCCCGCAGCATCGTCGAGGCCGCGCGCGGCCGCTACGACACAGTGACGGTGGTTGAGGTCACAGCACCGCCGGAGGTTCTCGCCGAGCGGGTCGCCGGGCGTGGCCGCGATACCGACGGCGATGTTTCCCTGCGTATCGCCCGCGCCGTTGAGCTGCCCTGTGCACCCGACGTCACCATCGTCAATGACGGTCCGGTGGAGCCGGCGGCGCGACGGTTCATGGCGGTCCTGACCGGTCGGGGCTGA
- a CDS encoding esterase-like activity of phytase family protein — translation MRPLIFAAALLAATPAFAQQEFPATLAGHALLPANTMLTPPADAPADLQTSGKFLAPMGRVDQVGTVMGRSAGRPTGLSTPFRGQPVQGHSGIRRMADGTYWVLTDNGFGSKANSPDSMLYLNRYRIDFDKGTFERLETIFLSDPDKKVPFRIANEGTERRYLTGSDFDTESFQIIGGKIWIGDELGPFLIRVDMTGKVEAVFETMVDGQVVRSPDHPAVTTPALPSTPVQFRVRRSKGFEGMAASPDGRFLYPLLEGALVDAAGTGLEMVDGKQYLRILEFDVQAGRYTGRHWKYVLDENGLSIGDFNMIDATTGLIIERDDNEGVAERACPAGQRAETCFHALPRIKRIWKIEMTDANAGGAVRKIGFIDLLKIRDPNNRSRVPLSGGNFQFPFFTIENVDVVDADHIIVGNDNNLPFSSSRDPNKADDNEMVLLRVPEFLRAR, via the coding sequence ATGCGCCCGTTGATCTTTGCCGCCGCTTTGCTTGCGGCCACTCCCGCCTTCGCCCAACAGGAATTCCCGGCGACATTGGCCGGTCATGCGCTGCTGCCGGCCAATACAATGCTGACGCCGCCAGCGGATGCGCCTGCCGATCTGCAGACCTCCGGCAAGTTCCTGGCCCCCATGGGCCGCGTCGACCAGGTGGGCACCGTGATGGGCCGTTCAGCCGGTCGCCCGACCGGTCTGTCCACGCCGTTCCGTGGCCAGCCGGTGCAGGGCCATTCCGGCATTCGCCGCATGGCGGACGGCACCTATTGGGTGCTGACCGACAATGGCTTCGGTTCCAAGGCCAATTCGCCGGATTCGATGCTCTATCTCAACCGCTACCGGATCGATTTCGACAAGGGCACGTTCGAGCGTCTCGAGACCATCTTCCTGTCGGATCCCGACAAGAAGGTGCCGTTCCGCATCGCCAACGAGGGCACCGAACGGCGCTACCTGACCGGCTCCGATTTCGACACCGAGAGCTTCCAGATCATCGGCGGCAAGATCTGGATCGGCGACGAACTTGGGCCCTTCCTCATCCGGGTCGACATGACCGGCAAGGTGGAAGCCGTGTTCGAGACCATGGTCGATGGCCAGGTCGTGCGCTCGCCCGACCATCCGGCGGTCACCACGCCGGCCCTGCCGTCGACGCCGGTGCAGTTCCGCGTGCGCCGTTCGAAGGGTTTCGAGGGCATGGCGGCTTCGCCCGATGGTCGCTTCCTCTATCCGCTGCTGGAAGGTGCCCTGGTCGACGCGGCCGGCACCGGCCTGGAGATGGTCGATGGCAAGCAGTACCTGCGCATCCTTGAATTCGATGTGCAGGCCGGCCGTTATACCGGCCGCCACTGGAAGTACGTCCTCGACGAGAACGGCCTGTCGATCGGCGATTTCAACATGATCGACGCCACGACCGGCCTGATCATCGAGCGCGACGACAATGAGGGTGTGGCCGAGCGGGCCTGCCCGGCCGGACAGCGGGCCGAGACCTGCTTCCATGCCTTGCCGCGCATCAAGCGCATCTGGAAGATCGAGATGACCGATGCGAATGCCGGCGGCGCCGTGCGCAAGATCGGCTTCATCGATCTCCTGAAGATCCGCGATCCGAACAACCGTTCGCGCGTTCCGCTGTCGGGCGGCAACTTCCAGTTCCCGTTCTTCACCATCGAGAATGTCGATGTGGTGGATGCCGATCACATCATCGTCGGCAACGACAACAACCTGCCCTTCTCGTCGAGCCGCGATCCGAACAAGGCCGACGACAACGAGATGGTGTTGCTGCGCGTGCCGGAATTCCTCCGCGCGCGGTGA
- a CDS encoding dihydrolipoyl dehydrogenase family protein, protein MTESLSVDVCVIGAGSGGLTVAAFCAMLGAPVVLIEKGEMGGDCLNVGCVPSKALIAAARRAEDIRTARAFGIGPTVPQIDFAAVQAHVRETVATIAPTDSVARFTALGVRVIRGAARFTGPKTVEVGGTTVTARRFVIATGSSPAVPAIDGLDTVPFLTNETIFGLAECPAHLAVLGGGAVGLELAQAFRRLGAAVTVFERDRILAKEDAEMTDVIRRRLIADGVTIHEGSEVSRVEHDGADIRVHAIKAGEEGAIGVSHVLVALGRKANVDNLGLEAAGIAFTPRGVTVDKALRTTNKRVYAIGDVTGEAGFTHVAGWQGSLVAQNILFRRPIRTDRTAVPRVTYTDPELAHIGLSEAEARATDPKARVLRWPFAENDRAVATRRRDGHVKLVVGHKGAILGCSIAGPEAGDLIAPYAVAIAKGMTVSDLSGIILPYPTLSEAGKRAAGTYFVSSLSNPWIGRIVRFLRRFG, encoded by the coding sequence GTGACCGAATCGCTTTCCGTCGACGTCTGCGTCATCGGCGCCGGATCGGGCGGCCTTACCGTCGCTGCCTTCTGCGCCATGCTCGGCGCGCCCGTCGTCCTCATCGAAAAGGGCGAGATGGGCGGCGATTGCCTGAATGTCGGCTGCGTACCGTCGAAGGCCCTGATCGCGGCGGCCCGGCGCGCCGAGGACATCCGCACAGCGCGCGCCTTCGGCATAGGACCAACAGTTCCGCAGATCGATTTCGCCGCCGTCCAGGCCCATGTCCGCGAGACCGTTGCCACCATCGCGCCAACCGATTCGGTTGCGCGATTCACGGCGCTGGGCGTCCGGGTGATCCGGGGAGCGGCTCGCTTTACCGGGCCGAAGACGGTCGAGGTCGGCGGAACGACGGTCACCGCCCGCCGCTTCGTCATCGCCACCGGCTCCAGTCCGGCAGTCCCAGCCATCGACGGCCTCGATACCGTGCCCTTCCTCACCAACGAGACGATTTTCGGCCTGGCCGAATGTCCGGCTCATCTCGCAGTCCTCGGCGGTGGAGCGGTGGGCCTCGAACTCGCCCAGGCGTTCCGCAGGCTTGGCGCCGCGGTGACCGTGTTCGAGCGCGACCGCATCCTGGCGAAGGAGGATGCGGAAATGACCGATGTGATCAGGCGGCGGCTGATTGCCGATGGCGTCACGATCCACGAGGGCAGCGAGGTCAGCCGCGTCGAGCATGACGGCGCCGATATAAGGGTTCATGCCATCAAGGCTGGCGAGGAGGGCGCGATCGGCGTGAGCCATGTGCTGGTGGCGCTCGGACGCAAGGCGAATGTCGACAATCTCGGCCTGGAGGCGGCCGGCATCGCCTTCACTCCGCGTGGCGTCACCGTCGACAAGGCCCTGCGCACCACCAACAAGCGTGTCTATGCCATTGGCGACGTCACTGGCGAGGCAGGCTTCACCCATGTGGCCGGCTGGCAGGGTTCACTGGTGGCCCAGAACATCCTGTTCCGCCGGCCCATCCGCACCGACCGCACGGCCGTGCCCCGCGTCACCTATACCGACCCCGAACTGGCCCATATCGGACTGTCGGAAGCGGAAGCGCGCGCAACCGATCCCAAGGCCCGTGTGCTGCGCTGGCCCTTTGCCGAGAACGACCGCGCTGTCGCGACGCGCCGGCGAGACGGTCATGTGAAACTGGTTGTCGGCCACAAGGGCGCCATCCTCGGCTGCTCCATTGCCGGTCCTGAGGCTGGCGATCTGATCGCGCCCTATGCGGTTGCAATCGCCAAGGGCATGACGGTGAGCGACCTCTCGGGCATCATCCTGCCCTATCCGACCCTTTCCGAGGCTGGTAAACGCGCCGCCGGTACCTATTTCGTGTCCAGCCTGTCCAACCCCTGGATCGGCCGCATTGTCCGCTTCCTCAGGCGTTTCGGCTGA
- a CDS encoding sensor histidine kinase: protein MSKKTPPDQTRGAAPAGQDGAFGTGVIDPQALDEAAPKPSRGIGLSGKLLILTVLFVMLAEVFIYVPSIANFRRSWLDDRLAAGRTAALVLEAAPSGMVPEALVRELLDSAGAQAVALKTGPARRLLAVSDQPPMVDATVDMRDQTAMEAISEAFATLMAREGRTIRVMGNARRAGDFVEIVMDETPLKKAMLAFSRNILVLSLFISGLTAALVYVTLNLIFVRPMRRLTETMIAFRENPEDLSRAIVPTGRKDEVGVAEFELQTMQHSLHDMLAQKSRLAALGLAVSKINHDLRNLLASVQLFSDRLANIPDPTVQRFAPKMIQALDRAIAFCQATLSYGRAQEAPPQRLSVPLTDLVDDVRETMGLGPEAPIGFVNAVAGDILVDADPDHLFRVLLNLARNAQQALETRAPNDPTRDQIRITGRREGSVAVIEVSDTGPGLPEKARAHLFDAFQGSTRPGGTGLGLAIASELVRAHGGAITLADGTLGATFRISIPDRPIDLADARKRQKKRA, encoded by the coding sequence ATGTCGAAGAAGACGCCGCCCGATCAGACCAGGGGTGCCGCCCCAGCCGGCCAGGACGGCGCGTTCGGCACGGGCGTGATCGATCCGCAAGCGCTGGACGAGGCGGCGCCGAAGCCCTCGCGCGGCATCGGCCTCTCCGGCAAGCTCCTGATCCTCACCGTTCTCTTCGTGATGCTGGCGGAAGTCTTCATCTACGTGCCCTCGATCGCCAATTTTCGGCGGAGCTGGCTCGACGACCGTCTGGCGGCCGGCCGCACCGCTGCCCTGGTTCTGGAGGCAGCCCCCAGCGGCATGGTGCCTGAAGCGCTGGTGCGCGAACTGCTCGACAGCGCGGGCGCGCAGGCCGTGGCGCTGAAGACCGGACCGGCCCGCCGCCTGCTGGCCGTCTCCGACCAGCCACCCATGGTCGATGCCACCGTCGACATGCGCGATCAGACCGCCATGGAGGCGATCTCGGAGGCCTTCGCCACCCTGATGGCGCGCGAGGGCCGGACGATCCGGGTCATGGGCAATGCGCGGCGCGCCGGCGATTTCGTCGAGATCGTCATGGACGAGACACCGCTGAAGAAGGCCATGCTTGCCTTCTCGCGCAACATCCTGGTCCTGTCGCTTTTCATTTCCGGCCTGACTGCGGCGCTCGTCTATGTGACGCTCAACCTGATCTTCGTGCGCCCCATGCGGCGGCTGACCGAGACGATGATCGCCTTCCGCGAGAATCCGGAGGACCTGTCGCGCGCCATCGTGCCGACCGGCCGCAAGGACGAGGTGGGCGTTGCCGAGTTCGAGCTGCAGACCATGCAGCACTCCCTGCACGACATGCTCGCGCAGAAATCGCGGCTGGCCGCCCTCGGCCTCGCGGTGTCCAAGATCAACCATGACCTGCGCAATCTGCTGGCCTCCGTGCAGCTGTTCTCGGACCGCCTCGCCAATATTCCGGACCCGACCGTCCAGCGCTTCGCCCCGAAAATGATCCAGGCGCTCGACCGTGCCATCGCCTTCTGCCAGGCGACGCTCTCCTACGGCCGAGCGCAGGAAGCGCCGCCGCAACGCCTCTCGGTGCCGCTGACCGACCTGGTAGACGACGTCCGCGAGACGATGGGCCTTGGGCCGGAGGCACCGATCGGCTTCGTCAACGCGGTCGCAGGTGACATCTTGGTCGATGCCGACCCTGACCACCTGTTCCGCGTGCTGCTCAATCTTGCCCGCAATGCCCAGCAGGCGCTGGAGACCCGCGCACCCAACGATCCCACCCGCGACCAGATCCGAATCACTGGTCGCCGCGAGGGCTCGGTCGCGGTGATCGAGGTCTCGGATACCGGTCCAGGCCTGCCGGAAAAGGCAAGGGCTCACCTGTTCGATGCGTTCCAGGGTTCGACCCGGCCGGGCGGCACGGGTCTTGGCCTCGCCATAGCCTCCGAACTTGTCCGCGCCCATGGCGGCGCCATCACGCTGGCCGACGGCACGCTCGGCGCGACGTTCCGAATCTCGATACCGGACCGTCCGATCGACCTTGCTGATGCCCGCAAGCGCCAGAAGAAGCGCGCCTGA
- a CDS encoding YciI family protein, whose translation MSALFAIHALDRAGALPVRLANYDAHKAFLSDTSAHGVTIVMSGPLMSDDGEAMVGSLFLVEAPDRAHVEAFNRADPFHLAGIWQQVTITRFLRRQG comes from the coding sequence ATGAGCGCACTCTTCGCCATCCATGCTCTCGACCGTGCTGGTGCGCTGCCTGTGCGGCTCGCCAACTATGACGCACACAAGGCGTTCCTTTCCGACACGTCGGCCCATGGCGTGACGATCGTCATGTCGGGGCCGCTGATGAGCGACGACGGCGAGGCGATGGTCGGCAGCCTGTTCCTCGTGGAGGCGCCGGACAGGGCCCATGTCGAGGCGTTCAATCGGGCCGATCCGTTCCACCTGGCCGGGATCTGGCAGCAGGTGACGATCACGCGGTTCCTGCGGCGTCAGGGCTGA
- a CDS encoding TetR/AcrR family transcriptional regulator, translated as MQIVEAAVGYFAEVGLAGTTRDLAKRAGITQALLYQYFRSKTDLLEAVFARVYLDRMAPHWPGLLKDRSRPLRERMIAFYGEYTLAIFTYEWMRIFMAAGLAGEALNRRYLEHVRDVLLAPLMEEICHYARGPIRPEVEDLWNLHGGIVYLGIRRHVYHLPTPDDVMPVIERAIDRFLAGFSIDVAALPGVPKGPQP; from the coding sequence ATGCAGATCGTCGAGGCCGCCGTCGGCTATTTCGCAGAGGTTGGTCTGGCCGGAACGACACGCGATCTGGCCAAGCGAGCGGGCATCACGCAAGCGCTGCTCTATCAGTACTTTCGCAGCAAGACGGACCTCCTTGAGGCCGTTTTTGCCCGCGTCTACCTCGATCGGATGGCACCGCATTGGCCGGGCCTGCTTAAGGATCGGTCGCGTCCCTTGCGCGAGCGGATGATTGCCTTCTACGGCGAATACACGCTTGCGATCTTCACCTATGAGTGGATGCGCATCTTCATGGCCGCCGGCCTTGCAGGCGAGGCGCTCAACCGCCGCTATCTCGAACATGTTCGCGATGTGCTGCTGGCGCCGTTGATGGAGGAGATCTGCCACTATGCCCGTGGTCCGATCCGGCCCGAGGTCGAGGACCTGTGGAACCTCCATGGCGGCATCGTCTATCTCGGTATCCGCCGCCACGTCTATCATCTGCCGACGCCGGATGATGTCATGCCGGTGATCGAACGGGCAATCGATCGCTTCCTCGCCGGTTTCTCCATTGACGTCGCGGCGCTGCCCGGCGTGCCGAAAGGACCCCAGCCATGA
- a CDS encoding FAD binding domain-containing protein, protein MKWPAMGYARVDSLDGLWRALDAAGPEAQILAGGQSLLATLSFRLSEPSGLIDITRIASLKGIGVTEAALRIGALTRHADLARDPLVARHAPLLAQAAPLIAHPAIRNRGTIGGSLALADPAAELPACVVALGATIVLASRSGERRVAASDFFKGLFTTDLEPGEIVVAVEVPVATAASRQTIVEVTRRSGDYAMAGLAAVLSIQADGGVADCRLVFFGVGSGAEIAQAASAALIGQQLSDASIAAAKAALADDLDPPSDLHGGPELKRHLAGVLLARALRPFLARSEQAA, encoded by the coding sequence ATGAAGTGGCCGGCGATGGGCTATGCCCGCGTCGATAGCCTCGACGGGCTCTGGCGCGCGCTCGACGCCGCCGGTCCCGAGGCCCAGATCCTGGCCGGTGGCCAGAGCCTTCTGGCGACGCTGTCGTTCCGGCTCTCGGAGCCGTCGGGTCTCATCGACATCACCCGGATCGCATCGCTGAAGGGCATAGGCGTGACGGAGGCTGCATTGCGCATCGGCGCGCTGACGCGCCATGCCGACCTTGCCCGCGATCCGCTTGTCGCCCGGCATGCCCCCCTGCTGGCGCAGGCCGCCCCGCTGATCGCCCATCCTGCCATCCGCAACCGCGGCACGATCGGCGGCAGCCTGGCACTGGCCGATCCCGCGGCCGAGCTGCCTGCCTGTGTCGTAGCGCTCGGTGCAACAATCGTGCTGGCCTCGCGTTCCGGCGAACGGCGAGTCGCGGCCAGCGACTTTTTCAAGGGCCTTTTCACGACAGATCTCGAACCCGGCGAGATCGTCGTGGCGGTCGAGGTGCCGGTGGCCACGGCCGCGAGCCGTCAGACCATCGTCGAGGTGACCCGCCGGTCCGGCGACTATGCCATGGCCGGTCTCGCCGCCGTCTTGTCGATCCAGGCCGATGGTGGCGTCGCGGATTGCCGCCTCGTCTTCTTTGGCGTCGGCTCTGGCGCCGAGATCGCACAGGCCGCATCCGCCGCACTGATCGGGCAACAGCTCAGCGATGCCTCCATTGCGGCTGCGAAGGCTGCGCTTGCCGACGACCTCGACCCACCGAGCGACCTGCATGGCGGTCCAGAGCTGAAGCGGCACCTCGCCGGCGTGCTCCTGGCTCGCGCCCTCCGCCCCTTCCTTGCCCGTTCGGAGCAGGCCGCATGA
- a CDS encoding (2Fe-2S)-binding protein, protein MNRRIDVSLTVNGEKVSRSVDTRTHLIDFLRSELGLTGAHTACEHGVCGACTVRVDGDAVRGCLVMAASLDGAVVETIEGLSDTGEIRDLQAAFVARNASQCGYCTPGMLVSAADILKHAPNASRDDIREHISGNYCRCTGYQAIVDAIDDVLKARRESEAA, encoded by the coding sequence ATGAACCGCCGCATCGACGTGAGCTTGACGGTGAACGGCGAGAAGGTCTCGCGCAGCGTCGACACGCGAACCCATCTGATAGACTTCCTGCGCAGCGAACTTGGGCTGACCGGTGCCCACACCGCATGCGAGCACGGCGTCTGCGGGGCCTGCACGGTGCGCGTTGACGGCGATGCGGTGCGGGGCTGCCTGGTCATGGCCGCCAGTCTCGATGGCGCGGTGGTCGAGACCATCGAGGGCCTGTCGGACACAGGCGAAATCCGCGACCTCCAGGCGGCCTTCGTTGCCCGCAACGCCTCTCAGTGCGGCTATTGCACGCCCGGCATGCTGGTGAGCGCAGCCGACATCCTCAAACACGCCCCGAACGCTTCGCGCGACGACATCCGTGAGCACATATCGGGCAATTACTGCCGCTGCACCGGCTATCAGGCCATCGTCGACGCGATCGATGACGTGCTGAAAGCCCGACGCGAGAGCGAGGCTGCCTGA